TGGTTGGTAAACAAGGATCGGTTTTTTAGCAAGGTACGGAATGTATCGTCAAATATTCAATATGATTCCACAAGATCTAGTTTCGTTCAAGTAACGGATTCTAGCCAACTGAAAGGATCTTCTGATCAATCCAGAGATCATTTGGATTCCATTAGTAATGAGGATTCGGAATATCACACATTGATTAATCAAAGAGAGATTCAACAACTAAAAGAAAGATCGATTCTTTTGGATCCTTCCTTTCTTCAAACGGAACGAACAGAGATAGAATCAGACCGATTCCCGAAATGCCTTTCTGGCTATTCCTCAATGTCCCGGCTATTCACGGAACGTGAGAAGCAGATGATTAATCATCTGCTTCCGGAAGAAATCGAAGAATTTCTTGGGAATCCTACAAGATCCGTTCGTTCTTTTTTCTCTGATAGATGGTCAGAACTTCATCTGGGTTTGAATCCTACTGAGAGGTCCACTAGAGATCAAAAATTGTTGAAGAAACAACAAGATCTTTCTTTTGTCCCTTCCAGGCGAtcggaaaataaagaaatggtTAATATATTCAAGATAATTACGTATTTACAAAATACCGTCTCAATTCATCCTATTTCATCAGATCCGGGATGTGATATGGTTCCGAAGGATGAACCGGATATGGACAGTTCAAATAAGATTTCATTCTTGaacaaaaatccattttttgatttatttcatCTATTCCACGCCCGGAATAGGGGAGGATACACCTTACACCACGATTTTGAATTAGAAGAGAGATTTCAAGAAATGGCGGATCTATTCACTCTATCAATAACCGAGCCGGATCTGGTGTATCATAAGGGATTTGCCTTTTCTATTGATTCCTACGGATTGGATCAAAAACAATTCTTGAATGAGGTATTCAACTCCAGGGATGAATCGAAAAAGAAATCTTTATTGGTTCTACCTCTTATTTTTTATGAAGAGAATGAATCTTTTTCTCGAAGGATCAGAAAAAAATGGGTCCGGATCTCCTGCGGGAATGATTTGGAAGATCCACAACCAAAAATAGTGATATTTGCTAGCAACAACATAATGGGGGCAGTCAATCAATATAGATTGATCCGAAATCTGATTCAAATACAATCTAGTACCTATGGGTACATAAGAAATGTATTGAATCGATTCTTTTTAATGAATCGATCTGATCGCAACTTCGAATATGGAATTCAAATTCAAAGGGATCAAATAGGAAAGGATACTCTGAATCATAGAACTATAATGAAATATACGATTAACCAACATTTATCGAATTTGAAAAAGAGTCAGAAGAAATGGCTCGATCCTCTTATTTTAATTTCTCGAACCGAGAGATCCATGAATCGGGATCCTGATGCATATAGATACAAAGGGTCCAATGGGAGCAAGAATTTCCAGGAACATTTGGAACATTTCGTTTCTGAGCAGAAGAGCCATTTTCAAGTAATGTTTGATCGATTACGTATTAATCAATATTCGATTGATTGGTCTGAGGTTATCGACAAAAAAGATTTGTCTAAGCCACTGCGTTTCTTTTTGTCCAAGTCACTTCTTTTTTTGTCCaagttgcttttctttttgtctAACTCACTTCCTTTTTTCTGTGTGAGTTTCGGGAATATCCCCATTCATAGGTCCGAGATCTACATCTATGAATTCAAAGGTCCGGATGATCAACTCTGCAGTCAGTTGTTAGAATCAATAGGTCTTCAAATTGttcatttgaaaaaattgaaaccctTCTTATTGGATGATCATGATACTTCCCAAAAATCCAAATTCTTGATCAATGGAGGAACAATATCACCATTTTTGTTCAATAAGATACCAAAGTGGATGGTTGACTCATTCCATACTAGAAATAATCGCAGGAAATCCTTTGATAACACGGATTCCTATTTCTCAATGATATTCCACGATCAAGACAATTGGCTGAATCCCGTGAAACCATTTCATAGAAGTTCATTGATATCTTCTTTTTATAAAGCAAATCGACTTCGATTCTTGAATAATCCTCATCACTTCTGCTTCTATTGTAACACAAGATTCCCCCTTTCTGTGGAAAAGGCCCGTATCAATAATTATGATTTTACGTATGGACAATTCCTCAATATTTTGTTGCGAATGaacaaaatattttctttgtgcGTCGGTAAAAAAAAACATGCTTTTGGGGGGAGAGATACTATTTCACCAATCGAGTCACAGGTATCTAACATATTCATACCTAATGATTTTCCACAAAGTGGTGACGAAACGTATAACTTGTAcaaatctttccattttctaaGTCGATCCGATCCATTCGTTCGTAGAGCTATTTACTCGATCGCAGACATTTCTGGAACACCTCTAACAGAGGGACaaatagtcaattttgaaagaaCTTATTGTCAACCTCTTTCAGATATGAATCTATCTGATTCAGAAGGGAAGAACTTGCATCAGTATcgcaatttcaattcaaacatGGGTTTGATTCACACCCCATATTCTGAGAAATATTTACCATccgaaaagaggaaaaaacggATTCTTTGTCTAAAGAAATGCGTCGAAAAAGGGCAGATGTATAGAACTTTTCAACGAGATAGTGCTTTTTCAACTCTCTCAAAATGGAATCTATTCCAAACATATATGCCATGGTTCCTTACTTCGACAGGGTACAAATatctaaatttgatatttttagatacTTTTTCAGACCTATTGCCGATACTAAGTAGCAGTCAAAAATTGGTATCCATTTTTCACGATATTATGCATGGATCGGGTATATCATGGCGAATTCTTCAGAAAAATTTGTGTCTTCCACAATGGAATCTGATAAGTGAGATTTCGAGTAAGTGTTTACATAATCTTCTTCTGTCCGAAGAAAGGATTCATCGAAATAAAAATAATGAGTCACCATTGATATCGACACATCTGAGATCGCCAAATGTTCGGGAGTTCCTCTATTCAacccttttccttcttcttgttgCTGGATATCTCGTTCGTACACATCTTCTCTTTGTTTCCCGGGTCTCTAGTGAGTTACAGACAGAGTTCGAAAAGGTCAAATCTTTGATAATTCCATCATCTATGATTGAGTTGCGAAAACTTCTGGATAGGTATCCTACATCTGAACCAAATTCTTTCTGGTTAAAGAATATCTTTCTAGCTGCTCTGGAACAATTAGGAGATTCTCTAGAAGAAATACGGGGTTCTGCTTCTGGCGGCAACATGCTTGGTCCCGCTTATGGGGTCAAATCAATACGTTCtaagaaaaaatatttgaaTATCAATCTCATCGATATCGTCGATCTCATACCAAATCCCATCAATCGAATCACTTTTTCGAGAAATACGAGACATCTAAGTCATACAAGTAAAGAGATCTATTCAttgataagaaaaagaaaaaacgtgAACGGGGATTGGATTGATGATAAAATAGAATCCTGGGTCGCGAACAGTGATTCGATTGGTGATGAAGAAAGAGAATTCTTGGTTCAGTTCTCCACCTTAACGACAGAAAAGGGGATTGATCAAATTCTATTGAGTCTGACTCATAGTGATCATTTATCAAAGAATGACTCTGGTTATCAAATGATTGAACAACCGGGAGCAATTTACTTACGATACTTAGTTGACATTCATAAAAAGTATCTAATGAATTATGAGTTCAATACATTTTGTTTAGCAGAAAGGCGGATCTTCCTTGCTCATTATCAGACAATCACTTATTCACAAACTTCGTGTGGGGCTAATAGTTTTCATTTCCCATCTCATGGAAAACCCTTTTCGCTCCGCCTAGCTTTATCCCCCTCTAGGGCTATTTTAGTGATAGGTTCTATAGGAAGTGGACGATCCTATTTGGTCAAATACCTAGCGACAAACTCCTATGTTCCTTTCATTACGGTATTTCTGAACAAGTTCCTGGATAACAAGCCTAAAGGTTTTCTTATTGATGATATCAATATTGATGATAGTGACGATATTGATGCTAGTGACGATATCGATCGTGACCTTGATACGGAGCTGGAGCTGCTAACTATGATGAATGCGCTAACTATGGATATGATGCCGGAAATAGACCGATTTTATATCACCCTTCAATTCGAATTAGCAAAAGCAATGTCTCCTTGCATAATAtggattccaaacattcatgaTCTGGATGTGAATGAGTCGAATTACTTATCCCTTGGTCTATTAGTGAACCATCTCTCCATGGATTGTGAAAGATGTTCCACTAGAAATATTCTTGTTATTGCTTCGACTCATATTCCCCAAAAAGTGGATCCTGCTCTAATAGCTCCGAATAAATTAAATACGTGCATTAAGATACGAAGGCTTCTTATTCCACAACAACGAAAGCACCTTTTCACTCTTTCATATACTAGGGGATTTCActtggaaaagaaaatgttcCACACCAATGGATTCGGGTCCATAACCATGGGTTCCAATGCACGAGATCTTGTAGCACTTACCAATGAGGCCCTATCGATTAGTATTACACAGAAGAAATCAATTATAGACACTAATACAATTCGATCCGCTCTTTATAGACAAACTTGGTATTTGCGATCCCAGGTAAGATCGGTTCAGGATCATGGGATCCTTTTCTATCAGATAGGAAGGGCTGTAGCACAAAATGTATTTCTAAGTAATTGCCCCATAGATCCTATATCTATCTATATGAAGAAGAAATCATGTAACGAAGGGGATTTTTATTTGTACAAATGGTACTTCGAACTTGGAACGAGCATGAAGAAATTAACGATACTTCTTTATCTTTTGAGTTGTTCTGCCGGATCGGTCGCCCAAGATCTTTGGTCTCTACCCGGACCCGATGAAAAAAATGGGATCACTTCTTATGGACTCGTTGAGAACGATTCGGATCTAGTTCATGGCCTATTAGAAGTAGAAGGCGCTCTGGTGGGATCTTCACGGACAGAAAAAGATTGCAGTCAGTTTGATAATGATCGAGTGACATTGCTTCTTCGGCCCGAACCGAGGAATCCCTTAGATATGATGCAGAGCGGATCTTGTTCTATCCTTGATCAGAGATTTCTCTATGAAAAATATGAATCGGAGTTTgaagagggggagggggaaggagcCCTTGACCCGCAACAGATAGAGGAGGATTTATTCAATTACATAGTTTGGGCTCCTAGAATATGGCGCCCTTGGGCCTTTCTATTTGATTGTATTGAAAGGCCCAATGAATTGGGATTTCCCTATTGGTCCAGGCCATTTTGGGGCAAGCGGATCATTTATGATGAAGAGGATGAGCTTCAAGAGAATGATTCGGAGTTCTTGCAGAATGGAACCGTGCAGTACCAGACACGAGATAGATCTTCCAAAGAACAAGGCCCTTTTCGAATAAGTCAATTCATTTGGGACCCTGCGGATCCACTCTTTTTCCTATTCAAAGATCAGCCCCCTGGCTCTGTGTTTTCACATCGAGAATTATTTGCAGATGAAGAGATGTCAAAGGGGCTTCTTACTTCCCAAACAGATCCTCCTACATCTATATATAAACGCTGGTTTATCAAGAATACGCAAGAAAAGCACTTTGAATTGTTGATTAATCGTCAGAGATGGCTTAGAACCAATAGTTCATTATCGAATGGATCTTTCCGTTCTAATACTCTATCCGAGAGTTATCAGTATTTATCAAATCTGTTCCTATCTAACGGAACGCTATTGGATCAAATGACAAAGACATTGTTGAGAAAAAGATGGCTTTTCCCAGATGAAATGAAAATTGGATTCATGTAACGGGAGAAAGATTTCCCATTCCTTAGCCGGAAAGATATGTGGCTATGCTATGAAAGAGGGATTAAGTGGAACAGAATTGACTGGGTGGTAGAGTCGTGGAAACGcttctttcttccatattttatttgGGACCTTAGCTCCATGGAACAATATGTTACTGCTGAAAGACGGAAGAATTAAAATCGTAGATCAAAACACTATGTATGGGTGCTATGAGCTGCCTAAACAAGAATTCTTGAACAGCGAACAACCAGTTCAGATATTCACAACCAAGAACTACTGGATTCTCTTCTCTTTCAGATAGGCCCTGAAAGGAGAAGGAAGGCTGGAATGCCAACGGGCGTCTATTATTTAATTCACCCGACCCGATAGTACCCATTTTGGGAATGTCCAGTGCCAAAGTCACTGAATGGGTAAGTCGCCAATCCCTGGACTATGTAATGTACTTTATCTGCTGGGTTACGTTACGGGCGGGCATTTTACCAGAGGTTTCGAATCTATGATTCCTGTTGAAGCATATACTCGGGGGGTGGGTTCAGGGCGGAGCAGACTCCCCATTCATTAGATAGAGAAGATCACCAAGATTTCGTGATCCGCTGCCGAACTTATTCCAATTCCAAGAGCTCGGATCGAATCGGTATTGATATACCGATTCGATCCGAGCtctcttattgaattgctcattCAACGAGCATTCTCAATATTATGCCCTGAAGAGGACTCGAACCTCCACGCTCTTTAGCACGAGATTTTGAGTCTCGCGTGTCTACCATTTCACCACCAAGGCATGAATCGTATTCCATGAATATGATATCTATCTAGTGTGATGTATGGAATATATGACAAAGGTGGGGTATTTCTATTGATCGGTCATGTCATATAGGCCCGAGTTGGACATCCAATTGCTTCGATTTGAATTATCCGGAGAATTCCTTAGATATATCAAAAAGATGGACAATTAAACCTATTTCTCGATTCAATAGAAGCTCAAAGAGGTGAATGGGGTCCCAACAAATAAGGAGAGGTGTGTCAAAAGCAGGTCTGATTACTCCTATTCCTAATCCTAAATGGAATATAACGACGTAGGGATCGATCCATATGTAAATATAGTATCTATTTAAATACGCTCGAATGACCCCTTCTCATAATGAGAATGTATAGAACCCTATTCCGGTCTGGTCCGGTATGGAATGAACTTATAATCATGGAATCGACTCGATCATCCGATTATAAGTTCATAACCCTAGCCCATTCCCATTTTGGGCGGAACAGGTTTACTAATTCTTTGATTCCAGTTAGTAAGAGGGATCTTGAACTAAGAAATAGACCCTAGAAGCTAAAAAAGGCTATCCTGAGCAATTGCAATAATCGGGTTCATTGATATTCCTGGTATAGTAGATGCTATTACACATACAATCATACTCAATTCGATGGAATTGTTTGATCTTAAAGGAGATCTTCTATAATTTCGCACGTGAggggttatttcttggtttcgtCCAGTCATTAATAACTTGATTATTTTTAGATAATAGTAGATAGAAACAACGCTTGTAAGGAGTCCTATTAAAACCAAGAAATATAGGCCTGCCTGCCATCCACACCAGAATAAATAGAGTTTTCCGAAAAAACCTGCTAGTGGAGGCAGGCCTCCTAGGGATAAGAGACATAGGGCTAAAGAGAGAGCCAAAAAAGGATCTTTCGTGTATAATCCTGCATAATCTCGAATGTTATCTGTTCCGGTACGTAGACCAAATAATACAATGCAAGCAAAAGTTCCTAGATTCATGGAGATATAGAAGAGCATATAAGTTATCATGCTTGCATATCCATCATTTGAGTCTCCAACAATTattccaataattacatatccgATTTGACCTATGGACGAATATGCAAGCATACGTTTCATGCTTGTTTGAGTAATAGCAATGAGATTTCCCAATATCATGCTAAGAATAGCTAGGATTTCCAGAAGAAGATGCCATCCGTTTGATgagaaataaaaaggaatatCGAAAATTCGAGTGGCTGAAGCTGAAGCAGCTACTTTCGAAGTAACAGAAAGAAAAGCAACGACGGGAGTGGGAGAGTCAGAGTCGAAAAGAGGATTCATCACTTCTTTCTCTCATTCAAAACCGTGCATGAGACTTTCATCTCACACGGCTCCTAAGTgataaaagaaagaagaactcatcttctttcttttttgattaCCTTCCTCGCGTATGTATAAGACCGAATCCATTCGATTTctaaatttctaaaaaggatTACTAATCCTTAACTTTTCGAGGAATCCTTCATCAGTGGTTGTGAATGACTGATTTTTTCAATCTTTTCGACCTTGGTTCCGTAGGAGCAAAGCAAGTCAGAAAGATTGAGAAATAGAACCATCTGATTTAATTCGTTCTCAATAGCCATGAGATGATCATCTTAGGGTGATCCTTTTGTCGACGGATGCTCCTATTACACTCGTAGTCTCTGAAGGATGAGAACCAACTATGTAGCATCTACATcgagaattcaagtattgtatACGTCATTAGTCCGATCCTTTGTAGGAACTACCCGTAATAACGAACTTACAAAATGTATCTGTTTATCATAAAGAGATTCGGCGTTCTTGACCCTGCTTCACCTTAATTGTTATTTGAACAAGTAAAAGTTCTGTCTTGGTCCGAGTGGGGATAGTATTTCTCTTCTGCATGTCCATGGAGTTTTGAAAAATCCAAACATCTCAGAGATAGATAGAGAGGTAGGAATTTCTCGAACGAACCGCACTCCTTCGTATACGTCAGGAGTCCATTGATGAGAAGGGGCTGGGGAAAGCTTGAACCCAATTCCTACAGTGATGAATATGAGCGCAATTGAAATTCCTGGGGAGTTATACATTTGTGTATTGATAAGACCATTCACTATTTCTTGAAGCTCGATCTCTCCCCCAGATGAACCATATAGCCAAGAGAAACCATGAACCAGAATAGAAGAGCTTGCCCCACCCATGAGTAAATATTTCATAGTAGCCTCATTAGACCGTACATCTTTCTTGGTATATCCAGATAATAGGTAGGAGCATAAACTGAAACATTCTGGAGCTACAAAGATAGTTATGAAATCGTTAGCACCGCATAAAAACATTCCTCCTAGAGTAGCTGTTAATACGAATAAGAGAAACTCTGTTATAGCCATTTCTGTACATTCAATGTACTCTACGGATAGAGGAATACATAGAGTTGAACATagtaaaataagaaattgaaaGATTTCGTTGAAATTGTTCGTTTGGAAATTTCCCGAAAAGCTAATCATAGGTTCTTCTCTCCATCGGAACAATAGGGCCGTTATGCTCATTACTAAACTTGTTGAAGGGATGAAATATAACCAAGGTATATCTTTTTGATCCGAGGATGAATCGATCATCAGAAGAAGAATTAGGCCAAAAATTAGGATACATTCTGGGAAAATCAAACTTCCATCGAAGAGAAGCAAATGAAAGGCTTTCATAAAAATTCTCGTAGAATCGAGAATGAAGTTTTCATTCTGTACATGCCAGATCATGAATTAGTAACTGCAtccaatttccaaaaaaaatcccaattgTGTCGaactttccatttttggaaTGGAATATTTACGGAATCTCCATGAATAGGATCAACCCCTATTCCATGGTATTTACATGAGGTTCCTCTTTAAGTTAAGAAAGTCCCCGATAGGGCTTAGTTGATCCATGATTTATGTTTCATCTTTCGTTTCCTTTTCGTTTGTTTCAAGAGATCTATCGATCAATTCcgattctttctttttctcttgattCTTTTCCGGTCGAGATGTATAGATCCTGTTGATGGATTAACGAAAATGTGCAAAAGCTCTATTTGCCTCTGCCATTCTATGAGTCTCTTCCTTTTTGCGTATGGCATCGCCACTCCCTTTGGCAGCATCCACTAATTCGGAACTTAATTTGAAAGCCATATTTCGACCCGGACGTTTTCGGGATGCCGCTAATAACCAACGAATGGCAAGTGCTTTTCCTTGTGTGGATCCTATTTCAATGGGAACTTGATGAGTCGATCCGCCTACACGTCTTGCTTTTACTGTTATATCGGGAGTTACTCCACGTATTGCTTGACGTAAAACAGATAGTGGATTTGTTTCTGTCTTTTG
This portion of the Coffea arabica cultivar ET-39 chromosome 2e, Coffea Arabica ET-39 HiFi, whole genome shotgun sequence genome encodes:
- the LOC140037142 gene encoding protein Ycf2; amino-acid sequence: MKGHQFKSWIFELREILREIKNSHYFLDSWTQFNSVGSFIHIFFHQERFIKLFDPRIWSILLSRNSQGSISNRYFTIKGVILFVVVVLIYRINNRNMVESKNLYLIGLLPIPMNSIGPKNDTLEESVGSSNINRLIVSLLSLPKGKKISESCFLNPKESTWVLPITKKCSIPESNWGSRWWRKWIGKGGDSSCKISNETAAGIEILFKEKDLKYLEFLFVYYMDDPTRKDRDWELFDRLSLRKRRNTINLNSGPLFEILVKHWISYLMSAFREKIPIEAEGFFKQQGAGSTIQSNDIEHVSHLFSRNKWAISLQNCAQFHMWQFRQDLFISWGKESDFLRNVSRENLIWLDNVWLVNKDRFFSKVRNVSSNIQYDSTRSSFVQVTDSSQLKGSSDQSRDHLDSISNEDSEYHTLINQREIQQLKERSILLDPSFLQTERTEIESDRFPKCLSGYSSMSRLFTEREKQMINHLLPEEIEEFLGNPTRSVRSFFSDRWSELHLGLNPTERSTRDQKLLKKQQDLSFVPSRRSENKEMVNIFKIITYLQNTVSIHPISSDPGCDMVPKDEPDMDSSNKISFLNKNPFFDLFHLFHARNRGGYTLHHDFELEERFQEMADLFTLSITEPDLVYHKGFAFSIDSYGLDQKQFLNEVFNSRDESKKKSLLVLPLIFYEENESFSRRIRKKWVRISCGNDLEDPQPKIVIFASNNIMGAVNQYRLIRNLIQIQSSTYGYIRNVLNRFFLMNRSDRNFEYGIQIQRDQIGKDTLNHRTIMKYTINQHLSNLKKSQKKWLDPLILISRTERSMNRDPDAYRYKGSNGSKNFQEHLEHFVSEQKSHFQVMFDRLRINQYSIDWSEVIDKKDLSKPLRFFLSKSLLFLSKLLFFLSNSLPFFCVSFGNIPIHRSEIYIYEFKGPDDQLCSQLLESIGLQIVHLKKLKPFLLDDHDTSQKSKFLINGGTISPFLFNKIPKWMVDSFHTRNNRRKSFDNTDSYFSMIFHDQDNWLNPVKPFHRSSLISSFYKANRLRFLNNPHHFCFYCNTRFPLSVEKARINNYDFTYGQFLNILLRMNKIFSLCVGKKKHAFGGRDTISPIESQVSNIFIPNDFPQSGDETYNLYKSFHFLSRSDPFVRRAIYSIADISGTPLTEGQIVNFERTYCQPLSDMNLSDSEGKNLHQYRNFNSNMGLIHTPYSEKYLPSEKRKKRILCLKKCVEKGQMYRTFQRDSAFSTLSKWNLFQTYMPWFLTSTGYKYLNLIFLDTFSDLLPILSSSQKLVSIFHDIMHGSGISWRILQKNLCLPQWNLISEISSKCLHNLLLSEERIHRNKNNESPLISTHLRSPNVREFLYSTLFLLLVAGYLVRTHLLFVSRVSSELQTEFEKVKSLIIPSSMIELRKLLDRYPTSEPNSFWLKNIFLAALEQLGDSLEEIRGSASGGNMLGPAYGVKSIRSKKKYLNINLIDIVDLIPNPINRITFSRNTRHLSHTSKEIYSLIRKRKNVNGDWIDDKIESWVANSDSIGDEEREFLVQFSTLTTEKGIDQILLSLTHSDHLSKNDSGYQMIEQPGAIYLRYLVDIHKKYLMNYEFNTFCLAERRIFLAHYQTITYSQTSCGANSFHFPSHGKPFSLRLALSPSRAILVIGSIGSGRSYLVKYLATNSYVPFITVFLNKFLDNKPKGFLIDDINIDDSDDIDASDDIDRDLDTELELLTMMNALTMDMMPEIDRFYITLQFELAKAMSPCIIWIPNIHDLDVNESNYLSLGLLVNHLSMDCERCSTRNILVIASTHIPQKVDPALIAPNKLNTCIKIRRLLIPQQRKHLFTLSYTRGFHLEKKMFHTNGFGSITMGSNARDLVALTNEALSISITQKKSIIDTNTIRSALYRQTWYLRSQVRSVQDHGILFYQIGRAVAQNVFLSNCPIDPISIYMKKKSCNEGDFYLYKWYFELGTSMKKLTILLYLLSCSAGSVAQDLWSLPGPDEKNGITSYGLVENDSDLVHGLLEVEGALVGSSRTEKDCSQFDNDRVTLLLRPEPRNPLDMMQSGSCSILDQRFLYEKYESEFEEGEGEGALDPQQIEEDLFNYIVWAPRIWRPWAFLFDCIERPNELGFPYWSRPFWGKRIIYDEEDELQENDSEFLQNGTVQYQTRDRSSKEQGPFRISQFIWDPADPLFFLFKDQPPGSVFSHRELFADEEMSKGLLTSQTDPPTSIYKRWFIKNTQEKHFELLINRQRWLRTNSSLSNGSFRSNTLSESYQYLSNLFLSNGTLLDQMTKTLLRKRWLFPDEMKIGFM